The Arachidicoccus terrestris genome includes the window TGCCTTTCCAGGGGACCATAGTGCTGGCTTTTCTGCCCGCATGCGCCAGCTGAATGCCGGCAAGCGCTCCCTGATCATGTATAAAAGCGGTGATCTGCTTCAGCTTTTCAATATGAGCATCCTGCCAGATACCGAGATCTTCCGGAGAGATCCTGCCTTCAGGCGTAACGGCTGCCGCTTCGGTGATGACAAGCGCTGCTCCGCCAACGGCACGGGCACCCAAATGTACCAGATGCCAATCATTGGCAAAACCGTCTACAGAACTGTATTGGCACATGGCCGCTACAACCAGCCTATTCTTAAGGGTCAGATGTTTTAGGGATAATGGAGAAAATAAATGAGACATAGTGTATGAGGTAATGTTTAAGAATAATGTTAGCCGAAAAAAGACGATCCATTCACGCATCGGACAACTGCAAAAATACTGATTTCAGCCTTGTCTGAAGGGAGGATATTGCAATATTTACATCTTCTTTTATACAGGGCCTTTCTGTGGATAAACCGTCATAAACGCCAGATTCAGGATTTTTAAAAACATCAGATTAAGCTATCTTTGCGCCATGGTCACATCCAATGCATCAGATAAGTCTCCCACACGACAGCAGGATCAGTTGAAAAAGACAGATTTGCCTTCATCCACCCATACAGGAGAAAGCCCTGATCTGGATAGGCTGTCTGACAGTGAGGCAGACCAGGAAGCACTTTATGAGAAAAAGACATATGTGATCGATGGAGGACAGCAACCTTTGCGAATTGACAAGTGGATGCAGGCCAGGATTGAATATGCCACCCGTAACAAAATTCAAAAAGGGATTGATGCCGGTTTTCTGACCGTTAACGGCAAGCAGGTTAAGAGCAATTATAAGGTGCGCCCGGGGGATGAGATCGTCTGGTTATCTTATTCAAATCCCGAATATTCGGAAATCAAACCAGAACCCTTACCGCTGGATATCGTATATGAGGATGATGCGGTGATGGTGATCAATAAAGCGCCCGATATGGTGGTTCACCCGGGTGTAGGTAACTATAGTGGCACGCTGCTCAATGGTGTCGCCTATCATTTACAACAGCAAAACCCGGAAATTACCGATGAACTGCTGCCCCGTTTTGGCCTGGTGCATCGTATAGATAAAAATACGACCGGTTTAATCGTGTTGGCAAAGACGGCGGAAGCCGCTTCCCATCTGGCCAAGCAGTTCTTTGACCATACGGTTACCAGAAAATACATGGCTGTGGTATGGGGAGACTTGGCAGAAGAGGAAGGTACGGTAAATGCCCATATTGCCCGTCATGAAAGGTTTCGTAAAATGTTTACCACCTATCCGGATGGAGATAAAGGCAAACATGCCATTACCCACTACAAAGTTTTGCAAAGGCTGAATTATGTCAGTGTGGTTGAATGTGTTCTTGAAACAGGAAGGACGCATCAGATTCGTGTCCATATGAGGTCAATCGGCCATACGCTTTTTAATGATCATGAGTATGGGGGGGACAGGATTTTAAAAGGAACCGTCTATACTAAATATAAGCAGTTCGTGGACAATTGCTTTGCTATTTGTCCACGGTGTGCGCTGCATGCTAAAACACTGGGATTCGTGCATCCGGTTACAGGAGAGCGCTTATTTTTTGATTCACCTTTACCTGCCGATATGTCGGGGCTGATCGATAAATGGACCCGCTATATCCAACACCGTCCGTTAGAAGAAGATCAATAAGAAGGGAGGCGATCGTTTAAGCTGAACGTGGCCGAATTTGGCTTAAAAAAGGGTGAAAAATACGCTTTTTGACCTTCATTTTGTAAATTTTGGCGGATAGTTCTCGCCGGTTTGCCAATTAAATTTTACATTGCACTCTTATCTTAAAAAATTATCAGTATGCAGACAGCAAAGAAAGGTGATAAAGTAAAAGTACATTATCACGGAAAGCTAACCGACGGAACCACTTTTGATAGTAGTGAAGGCCGTGCACCGCTGGAATTCGAAGTAGGAAGTGGACAGGTGATCCCCGGCTTTGACGAAGGGGTAACCGGCTTACAAATAGGAGAAAAGAAAACTGTTAATATCCCTGCCGCACAGGCATATGGCCCTGTGTCTGACGATCAGATCGTTGAATTCCCTAAAAGTCAGTTTCCGGCCGATATGACCCCTGAAGTAGGGATGCCGCTTCAGATGAGCAATGATCAGGGGCAGACTTTCCAGGTAGTCATCAAAGAAGTTAAGGACGATACTGTAGTATTGGATGCAAACCACCCTCTAGCCGGCAAGGACCTGATCTTTGATATTGAACTGGTAGATATTGTTCCGGGCAAATCCTCGATCATCATGCCATAAAGGTAAATTGACTAATAGGTAATCAGGTATACCAGTGCAGAGAAATGACATTGTAAAGACTGGACTCCCTGATATTGAGTTACTTAGTTGCAAAAAAATAAGGCAGCGGCTGAAATCTTGTTGATCAAGAGTATGCCGCTGCCTTTTACTTATATGTTTAGCCCTAACCCCGCGTTTGTTTATTTAAGCACCTCCGCGAGCTTTTTCTCCAGGTCTTCACCCCTTAGATTCTGGGCAATGATCTTACCGCTGGGATCGATCAGCACATTGAATGGTATCCCGTTAAACTGATAGGCGCTTACTGCAGCACTGCTCCAGTATTTGAGATCACTCATATGATTCCACGTCAGATGGTCCGCTTCAATGGCTTTCTTCCAGGCGGCTTTATCCTTATCCAGGGATACGCCCAGAATCGTAAAATTCTTGTCTTTGTACTGATTGTAGGCTTTGACGACATTGGGGTTCTCAGCTCTGCAGGGGCCACACCAGCTGGCCCAAAAGTCCACCAGCAGGTATTTACCTTTAAAATCACTGATCTTCATATCAGCGCCATCGGGTGTCTGCATACTAAGGTCCGGTGCAGGTTTATCCAGTAAGGCATAGTTATCCGGATTGTTGGAGGCCAGACTGACTTTAAGCTGACTGGTCAATGCTGCCAGGGAACCGTCTTCTGCAAACCGCTCACTGGCCTTTTGGGTCAGCGGTAAGAGGTCTTCCGGCTGAATAGACCGAGGTGCCATTAGCTTAAGTACATAAAAGGCCGCGACAGGCGAAGTCGTACTACCGACAAAAGAGGCAATATCTTTATTCATCTGTACAATTTGCTGGTCGCGCTGTTGCCCCAGGGCGTCTCTGACAGAATCATCCTTAGCGGTCGTTTTTGTCAGTTTATGAATGGAATCCAACGCTTTAAAGGTTTCTACCACACTTGAATCGTCTTTTCTATAGGTGCCCAGAAAGGTGTATAACCCCGTTGTACCTTCGGATCCATTGATGTCAGGCGTAAGCGGGCTATCTCCATTGATATTAACGGTTGCATTGCTGGCATCATTAATGAACAGGAAAGGATAGCCGTCTGCCGGTTGAATGATAAACAGGTGCTGGCCTCTGATTTTAGTTGTTTTAAACCGGTAGTTGCCATCTTTACTGATATTGACTGAATCCAGGATAATAGGTGAGCCGGTGGAAAAATTGATTTGTTTGAGATACACTTTTTTGGCTTCTGTGTTGGTGATCTTCCCGGAAACGGTAAAGTCGCCACCACGGGTTTCGGCACCCGAACCGGTGCCTTGTGCACAACTAACCAGGCAAAGCAGGCAAAATATACTACTAATAAAAGTCAGGTTTCTGTAATACATAAAAGATTGTGGTTGGTATAAATATTATTATTTGAATGAGATGGCCTTAAGGCTGGATAAAAGGGTTATTAATACGCTCGTGTCCGATGGTCGTCTTAGGGCCATGCCCCGGGTAGACTACTGTTTCAGGGGGCAAGTTGAACAATTTTTCCTTAATGCTATGTAAAAGTTGTCCATGGTTTCCTCCGGGCAGATCTGTTCTTCCGATGCTTTCCAGAAATAAGGCGTCGCCGCTGATCACAAAATTTTGCGCCTTGCAATAAAAGGCCAGACTGCCCGGACTATGCCCGGGCACCAGGATAGCCTCCAGTTTGCCCTCATCCAGCATAACGGTATCCCCTTCCTGCAAATAGATAAAGTCCCCTTTATAAGGCTCAAAATCAAGCCCATATTGGCTGGCAAATACTGCGCTCATCGCGTGAAGGTTCTCTTCGACCGGATGAATCTGCGGGGTAAGGCCATAGGCTTCCGCCACCCATTTATTACCAAAAACATGGTCCAGGTGACAATGTGTATTGATAAGCCCTACCGGGCGGATGCCCCGTCTGAGCATAAAATCTTTTAACGCCTGCTGTTCGGCGGAAAAATAAGTGCCCGGGTCAATAATTAAAGCATTACCTTTTTCATTGTACAGCACATAGGTATTTTCCTGCAAAGGATTAAATGTAAAGGTTTCTATTGTAAACATATATGTTTTTTGATCTGCAAATGGAATCAGGTCGTCTTATGGTGATCGATCTGCCACTGGATCTCTCCAAATTGAAAATACGGAACAGGTGCACCTTCAATCCAGAGTCTGCCCTGGGCGTCGACCGCAAGTACCCGGCAGTTATAATCATCTCCCAGATAGCAGAGCGTCGTTGTCTCATTTTTCCTGAACAGCACCGAGTTATACTGATCCATTAGGGCTTCCGGGTCCCTGAGAAACTGTTGATAACGGGCTTCCAGGTAGGTACAAAGTAGCCTGGCACCGGGTTCTATATCAAAGTTTTGACCGGTGATTTGTCGTAGCGAAACCGCCTTTGTCTCCATTTCACCTTCAAAAGCAGTCTGGTTCATGTTAATACCCATTCCGGCTACGGCCCAGATCCAGTTTTGCCCTTTTATGGTATTTTCGATCAGGATGCCAACTGCCTTTCTGTCGCGCCAATATATGTCATTCGGCCATTTTATCCGGGTGTCTTCTCCTGCAAAATGGCTGAAAAAATCATAAACACCCAGGGCGATCGCCATGCTGAGTTCAAAATTTCTGGTTAACGGAACGCCATGCATGTCTAAAACCACTGACAGGGCGATGTTCTGACCGGCCGC containing:
- a CDS encoding RluA family pseudouridine synthase gives rise to the protein MVTSNASDKSPTRQQDQLKKTDLPSSTHTGESPDLDRLSDSEADQEALYEKKTYVIDGGQQPLRIDKWMQARIEYATRNKIQKGIDAGFLTVNGKQVKSNYKVRPGDEIVWLSYSNPEYSEIKPEPLPLDIVYEDDAVMVINKAPDMVVHPGVGNYSGTLLNGVAYHLQQQNPEITDELLPRFGLVHRIDKNTTGLIVLAKTAEAASHLAKQFFDHTVTRKYMAVVWGDLAEEEGTVNAHIARHERFRKMFTTYPDGDKGKHAITHYKVLQRLNYVSVVECVLETGRTHQIRVHMRSIGHTLFNDHEYGGDRILKGTVYTKYKQFVDNCFAICPRCALHAKTLGFVHPVTGERLFFDSPLPADMSGLIDKWTRYIQHRPLEEDQ
- a CDS encoding FKBP-type peptidyl-prolyl cis-trans isomerase, translating into MQTAKKGDKVKVHYHGKLTDGTTFDSSEGRAPLEFEVGSGQVIPGFDEGVTGLQIGEKKTVNIPAAQAYGPVSDDQIVEFPKSQFPADMTPEVGMPLQMSNDQGQTFQVVIKEVKDDTVVLDANHPLAGKDLIFDIELVDIVPGKSSIIMP
- a CDS encoding TlpA disulfide reductase family protein, which codes for MYYRNLTFISSIFCLLCLVSCAQGTGSGAETRGGDFTVSGKITNTEAKKVYLKQINFSTGSPIILDSVNISKDGNYRFKTTKIRGQHLFIIQPADGYPFLFINDASNATVNINGDSPLTPDINGSEGTTGLYTFLGTYRKDDSSVVETFKALDSIHKLTKTTAKDDSVRDALGQQRDQQIVQMNKDIASFVGSTTSPVAAFYVLKLMAPRSIQPEDLLPLTQKASERFAEDGSLAALTSQLKVSLASNNPDNYALLDKPAPDLSMQTPDGADMKISDFKGKYLLVDFWASWCGPCRAENPNVVKAYNQYKDKNFTILGVSLDKDKAAWKKAIEADHLTWNHMSDLKYWSSAAVSAYQFNGIPFNVLIDPSGKIIAQNLRGEDLEKKLAEVLK
- a CDS encoding MBL fold metallo-hydrolase; the protein is MFTIETFTFNPLQENTYVLYNEKGNALIIDPGTYFSAEQQALKDFMLRRGIRPVGLINTHCHLDHVFGNKWVAEAYGLTPQIHPVEENLHAMSAVFASQYGLDFEPYKGDFIYLQEGDTVMLDEGKLEAILVPGHSPGSLAFYCKAQNFVISGDALFLESIGRTDLPGGNHGQLLHSIKEKLFNLPPETVVYPGHGPKTTIGHERINNPFIQP
- a CDS encoding biotin--[acetyl-CoA-carboxylase] ligase, which encodes MIGNPLTILDEVESSNNYATRLALQGLAHHGHGILARYQSAGKGQRGKTWQGAAGQNIALSVVLDMHGVPLTRNFELSMAIALGVYDFFSHFAGEDTRIKWPNDIYWRDRKAVGILIENTIKGQNWIWAVAGMGINMNQTAFEGEMETKAVSLRQITGQNFDIEPGARLLCTYLEARYQQFLRDPEALMDQYNSVLFRKNETTTLCYLGDDYNCRVLAVDAQGRLWIEGAPVPYFQFGEIQWQIDHHKTT